A genome region from bacterium includes the following:
- a CDS encoding NAD(P)-dependent glycerol-3-phosphate dehydrogenase, which yields MRLAVIGAGSWGTAIAKLASANASVGLWTRRAELAMDINTDRQNAEYLPGVRLPYQVTATTGLTRAVNGAAAVLVAVPSHGYRDVLEKARGIIPTSIPVISLAKGIEVSTGLRMSEVTLDVLDGHDPNRVGALSGPNLSEEIMQGQPAATVLSMPDRTVGREIQSILGTPRFRVYTNPDLIGVEVAGATKNVIALAAGVSLGMGFGMNTMAGLATRGLAEMTRLGVVLGGEALTFGGLAGVGDLMATCGSPSSRNHQVGYQLGQGREIGEITTGMKTVAEAVRTTEAVLQLAARHGVEMPIAEAVGRILYQGETVQEAMKSLMDRVPTQEGHGIVA from the coding sequence ATGCGCTTAGCGGTGATCGGGGCCGGATCTTGGGGAACGGCCATAGCGAAGCTCGCGTCCGCCAACGCCTCAGTGGGGTTGTGGACCAGGCGGGCCGAGTTGGCCATGGACATCAACACCGACCGGCAGAACGCCGAGTACCTTCCCGGGGTCCGCCTGCCCTACCAGGTCACAGCCACCACCGGCCTCACCCGGGCCGTGAACGGAGCGGCGGCCGTGCTGGTCGCGGTGCCATCACACGGCTACCGGGACGTCCTCGAGAAGGCGCGCGGCATCATCCCGACCTCCATACCGGTGATCAGCCTTGCCAAGGGCATCGAGGTGTCCACCGGCCTGCGAATGTCCGAGGTCACCCTGGACGTGCTCGACGGTCACGATCCGAACCGGGTGGGCGCCCTGTCCGGCCCGAACCTGTCGGAAGAGATCATGCAGGGCCAGCCCGCCGCCACGGTCCTGTCCATGCCCGACCGGACGGTGGGCCGGGAGATCCAGTCCATCCTGGGAACGCCCCGGTTCCGGGTGTACACCAACCCGGACCTGATCGGGGTGGAGGTGGCCGGCGCCACCAAGAACGTCATCGCCCTGGCGGCCGGGGTGTCGCTCGGTATGGGATTCGGCATGAACACCATGGCCGGCCTGGCGACGCGCGGCCTGGCGGAGATGACCCGCCTCGGCGTAGTACTCGGCGGTGAGGCTCTCACCTTCGGGGGTCTCGCAGGCGTGGGTGATCTCATGGCGACCTGTGGGAGCCCGAGCAGCCGCAACCACCAGGTGGGATACCAGCTGGGCCAGGGACGCGAGATCGGCGAGATCACCACGGGCATGAAAACCGTCGCCGAAGCGGTGCGGACCACCGAGGCCGTTCTCCAGCTGGCAGCCCGGCATGGCGTGGAAATGCCGATCGCGGAGGCGGTGGGGAGGATCCTCTACCAGGGTGAGACCGTCCAGGAGGCTATGAAGAGTCTCATGGACCGGGTGCCCACGCAGGAAGGGCACGGCATCGTCGCCTGA
- the purN gene encoding phosphoribosylglycinamide formyltransferase, which translates to MTARLVVLASGSGTNLQALIDAVEAGRIRAELARVIVNRNGAPARRRARRAGIPEECRLLGPYLEKARDRATARRRYDADLAGAVAAEQPDLVVLAGWMHLLSSAFLDRFPEQVVNLHPALPGAFPGANAIEDTWTAYRTGEAASAGVMVHYVVDEGVDDGPVIASEEVPILPDDSIHTLEERIHRVEHRLLVDTVATLLEGRRPRCTY; encoded by the coding sequence GTGACCGCCCGGCTGGTGGTCCTGGCATCCGGATCGGGCACCAACCTCCAGGCACTGATCGATGCCGTGGAGGCGGGTCGGATTCGAGCCGAGCTGGCCAGGGTGATCGTCAACCGCAATGGAGCGCCGGCCCGCCGGCGGGCCCGCCGGGCCGGGATCCCGGAGGAATGCCGCCTGCTCGGGCCGTATCTCGAGAAGGCCCGCGATCGCGCGACTGCCCGCCGTCGCTACGACGCCGACCTGGCCGGAGCGGTGGCAGCCGAGCAGCCCGACCTGGTCGTGCTGGCCGGTTGGATGCACCTCCTGTCCTCGGCGTTCCTCGACCGGTTCCCGGAGCAAGTGGTCAACCTCCATCCGGCGCTACCCGGGGCGTTTCCCGGCGCCAACGCCATCGAGGACACCTGGACGGCATACCGGACCGGAGAGGCCGCCTCGGCGGGGGTGATGGTCCACTACGTGGTGGACGAGGGGGTGGACGACGGCCCGGTCATAGCCAGCGAGGAGGTACCGATCCTTCCCGACGACTCGATCCACACCCTCGAAGAACGGATCCATCGGGTGGAGCACCGGCTGCTGGTCGACACGGTGGCGACCCTGCTGGAAGGGCGCCGACCGCGCTGCACCTACTGA
- a CDS encoding N-carbamoyl-D-amino-acid hydrolase: MPRRITVGAGQMGAIARDESKDEVVDRLMALLHEAGEQRVDLLVYPELAMTTFFPRWFVEDPAEFDHYYHREMPDRHTKPLFDEARRLGIGFALGYAELHTDEEGVEHRYNTYILVERDGSVVSKFRKIHIPGHADYEPSRPFQHAERHYFEPGPHGFGAWQAFEGVVGMAICNDRRWPETYRVLGLQGAELILIGYNTPLYYSPDPTQNALSGFHNHLVMQAGAYQNGAYVVGVAKGGFEEGVESLSQSVIIAPSGQIIAQAITLEDELITATIDLDFCETYKGTLFNFDYYRMPEHYGLVTERRGAVAPPAND; encoded by the coding sequence ATGCCAAGACGGATCACGGTCGGAGCGGGCCAGATGGGCGCGATAGCCCGCGATGAGTCGAAGGACGAGGTTGTCGATCGCCTCATGGCGCTCCTCCATGAAGCAGGGGAACAGAGGGTGGACCTGCTGGTCTATCCGGAGCTGGCCATGACGACCTTCTTCCCGCGGTGGTTCGTGGAGGATCCCGCCGAGTTCGACCACTACTACCACCGTGAGATGCCCGACCGGCACACCAAGCCGCTGTTCGACGAGGCCCGGCGCCTCGGCATCGGTTTCGCCCTCGGCTACGCCGAACTCCACACCGACGAAGAGGGTGTCGAGCATCGTTACAACACCTACATCCTCGTGGAGCGGGACGGCTCGGTGGTGTCCAAGTTCCGCAAGATCCATATCCCTGGCCATGCCGACTACGAGCCGTCGCGCCCGTTCCAGCACGCCGAGCGCCACTACTTCGAGCCCGGCCCGCACGGTTTCGGCGCATGGCAGGCCTTCGAAGGCGTCGTGGGGATGGCCATCTGCAACGATCGCCGCTGGCCGGAGACCTACCGGGTACTGGGTTTGCAGGGGGCGGAGCTGATCCTCATCGGGTACAACACGCCCCTGTACTACTCTCCCGATCCCACCCAGAACGCCCTGTCAGGGTTCCACAACCACCTGGTCATGCAGGCCGGCGCCTACCAGAACGGCGCGTACGTAGTCGGGGTGGCCAAGGGGGGTTTCGAGGAGGGGGTGGAGAGCCTGTCCCAGAGCGTGATCATCGCCCCGTCGGGCCAGATCATCGCCCAGGCCATCACCCTGGAGGACGAGTTGATCACGGCCACCATCGATCTCGATTTCTGCGAGACATACAAGGGCACCCTGTTCAACTTCGACTACTACCGGATGCCCGAGCACTACGGCCTGGTGACCGAGCGGCGAGGCGCGGTCGCGCCCCCGGCCAACGACTGA
- a CDS encoding DUF368 domain-containing protein, whose translation MNRPARPSVASTLLLALRGYAIGMADLVPGVSGGTVALVSGIYPRLVSAVYAGASSAGRVLKGDFRGARRAAGRVDWWFLTPVVLGAALAVISLARVVEGLLRDHPVRTAAVFFGLIAGSVWVAWRIIREPGVRHGLVAGLVGIGSFVLFGLRSSVVTDPGWYVFVGAGALAICAFILPGVSGAFMLLAIGMYQHVLAIVNDARLGHLAAFAIGAAVGLGLFSRFLHRLLDRHHDLVVAAMIGLMLGSFRILWPWPAGLGDETGAGATTLGPPGPDLAVPVGLAAVAALVVVGFSAWAHRRAR comes from the coding sequence GTGAACCGTCCTGCCCGTCCCTCCGTGGCGAGCACGTTGCTGCTGGCTCTCAGGGGCTACGCGATCGGCATGGCCGACCTGGTCCCGGGGGTGTCGGGGGGGACCGTGGCGCTGGTCTCCGGCATCTACCCGCGCCTGGTGTCCGCCGTCTACGCCGGCGCCAGCTCGGCCGGGAGAGTTCTCAAGGGCGACTTCAGGGGCGCCCGCCGCGCCGCGGGACGGGTCGACTGGTGGTTCCTGACCCCGGTCGTGCTGGGCGCGGCTCTCGCCGTGATCTCGCTGGCGCGGGTGGTGGAGGGGTTGCTACGCGACCATCCTGTCCGGACGGCCGCCGTCTTCTTCGGCCTCATCGCCGGATCCGTATGGGTGGCGTGGCGGATCATCCGCGAGCCCGGTGTCCGTCACGGCCTCGTGGCGGGACTCGTAGGCATCGGGTCGTTCGTCCTGTTCGGGTTGCGATCGTCGGTGGTCACCGATCCGGGCTGGTATGTCTTCGTGGGCGCCGGCGCCCTGGCCATCTGCGCGTTCATCCTGCCCGGTGTCAGCGGAGCGTTCATGCTGCTGGCGATAGGCATGTACCAGCACGTGCTGGCGATCGTCAACGACGCCCGCCTCGGTCACCTGGCGGCCTTCGCCATCGGAGCGGCCGTCGGCTTGGGCCTCTTCTCGCGGTTCCTCCACCGGCTGCTGGACCGTCACCACGATCTGGTGGTGGCCGCCATGATCGGCCTGATGCTCGGCTCGTTCCGCATCCTCTGGCCGTGGCCCGCCGGGCTGGGCGACGAGACCGGCGCCGGCGCCACCACCCTGGGACCGCCCGGCCCGGACCTGGCCGTGCCGGTGGGATTGGCCGCCGTCGCCGCCCTCGTAGTCGTCGGTTTCAGCGCCTGGGCCCACCGCCGAGCCCGCTGA
- a CDS encoding DUF933 domain-containing protein, whose protein sequence is MTSAGLLGFPNVGKTTLFNALTGLEAFTAPHPYTTTQPRIGTVRLPDRALDRLAALEGSRKVTHAGLDLVDLPAVRPGAIRGLGAGREPDLLLAVLRAHDSSAVPTDEHGTDPAGQAEDLLLEVALSDFEMFERRNERLTKEAAADPRLRPVAEAVTRAAERLGEGVPLRRSDWSDIEVRAFRDMAPLSLLPCVWLVNVVEDDVGNDRLVEQVRAVVPSTNPVLAVSALIEEEVAGLDASQRAEVYEGLGLGEGAPTRVLRAVQDAMRSVTFYTVNRRESRAWTVPEGTPAREAAGKIHSDMERGFIRAEVATIPEVIGCGGWAKARAGSAVRVEGGDYQVRDGDVMMVRFSV, encoded by the coding sequence ATGACGAGCGCCGGCCTTCTCGGCTTTCCAAACGTCGGCAAGACCACGCTGTTCAACGCGCTGACCGGTCTTGAGGCGTTCACCGCGCCCCACCCCTACACCACCACCCAGCCAAGGATCGGCACGGTGCGGCTGCCGGACCGAGCCCTCGACCGGCTGGCGGCCCTGGAGGGGTCCCGCAAGGTCACCCATGCCGGTCTGGACCTGGTCGACCTACCGGCGGTCCGCCCCGGTGCGATCCGGGGGCTCGGCGCCGGGCGGGAGCCGGACCTGCTCCTGGCGGTGCTGCGGGCTCACGACTCGTCGGCGGTGCCGACCGACGAGCACGGAACCGATCCGGCCGGCCAGGCCGAAGACTTGCTGTTGGAAGTGGCCCTGTCGGACTTCGAGATGTTCGAACGCCGCAACGAGCGCCTCACGAAGGAAGCCGCCGCCGACCCGCGCCTGCGCCCGGTGGCCGAGGCGGTTACCAGGGCGGCCGAGCGGTTGGGGGAGGGGGTCCCGCTCCGGCGGTCGGACTGGTCCGACATCGAGGTCCGGGCCTTCCGCGACATGGCGCCGCTCAGCCTGCTGCCGTGCGTGTGGCTGGTCAATGTCGTCGAGGACGATGTCGGGAACGACAGGCTCGTCGAACAGGTTCGAGCGGTCGTGCCCTCCACGAATCCGGTGCTGGCGGTCTCGGCACTCATCGAGGAGGAGGTGGCCGGCCTCGACGCATCGCAGCGAGCCGAGGTCTACGAGGGGCTCGGCCTGGGGGAGGGCGCTCCGACCAGGGTCCTGCGGGCGGTCCAGGACGCCATGCGTTCGGTTACCTTCTACACGGTCAACCGCAGGGAGTCCCGGGCGTGGACGGTTCCCGAAGGGACCCCGGCGCGGGAGGCGGCGGGAAAGATCCATTCGGACATGGAGAGAGGTTTCATCCGGGCCGAGGTGGCCACGATCCCGGAGGTGATCGGATGCGGCGGCTGGGCGAAGGCCAGGGCAGGCAGCGCCGTGCGGGTCGAAGGCGGGGACTACCAGGTCCGGGACGGGGACGTGATGATGGTCCGGTTCTCCGTATGA
- a CDS encoding DUF4242 domain-containing protein has protein sequence MRRFVIERDIPDIGSAEREQLRAAAEQSNSVLRAMQSEGKPIQWEHSYVAGEKTFCIYVCDSPELIDEHAERSGFPATVVTEVGKIIDPTTEKS, from the coding sequence ATGCGACGCTTCGTCATCGAACGGGACATTCCTGACATCGGTTCGGCCGAGCGCGAGCAGTTGCGCGCCGCAGCCGAGCAGTCCAACTCGGTTCTACGAGCGATGCAGTCCGAGGGCAAGCCCATCCAGTGGGAGCACAGCTACGTAGCCGGCGAGAAGACCTTCTGCATCTACGTCTGCGATAGCCCGGAGTTGATCGACGAGCACGCCGAACGCAGCGGGTTTCCGGCTACGGTCGTCACCGAGGTCGGCAAGATCATCGACCCGACGACCGAGAAGAGCTAG
- a CDS encoding acyltransferase, producing MPNVVRAALVQSEWTGDKESMVAKNIEYARQAAAQGAQILCFQEIFSGPYFCTEQRNEHFDTAEPIPDGPTVTKMIDLARETGMVLVVPIFEVEDTGHYYNTAAVIDSDGTFLGKYRKTHIPQVAGFWEKFYFRPGNLGFPVFDTAVGQVGVYICYDRHFPEGWRELGLAGAKIVFNPSATTRGHSKYLWELEQPAAAVANEYFVGAINRVGSEDLEDTDYYGSSYFASPRGEIIGGTGSDTADDVVVRDLDLDLIEEVRHHWAFYRDRRPETYHQISSP from the coding sequence ATGCCGAACGTAGTGAGGGCTGCTCTCGTTCAGAGCGAGTGGACCGGCGACAAGGAATCGATGGTCGCCAAGAACATCGAGTACGCCCGCCAGGCCGCCGCCCAGGGCGCGCAGATCCTCTGCTTCCAGGAGATCTTCAGCGGTCCCTACTTCTGCACCGAGCAGCGCAACGAGCACTTCGACACCGCGGAACCGATCCCGGACGGGCCCACCGTCACCAAGATGATCGATCTCGCCAGGGAGACCGGGATGGTGCTGGTCGTGCCCATCTTCGAGGTCGAGGACACCGGCCACTACTACAACACCGCCGCGGTCATCGACTCTGACGGCACCTTCCTGGGCAAGTACCGCAAGACCCACATCCCGCAGGTGGCGGGGTTCTGGGAGAAGTTCTACTTCCGTCCCGGCAACCTCGGGTTCCCGGTGTTCGACACCGCGGTGGGCCAGGTCGGGGTGTACATCTGCTACGACCGCCACTTCCCGGAAGGATGGCGAGAACTGGGGCTGGCCGGCGCCAAGATCGTCTTCAACCCCTCAGCCACCACCCGCGGACACTCCAAGTACCTGTGGGAGCTGGAACAGCCGGCGGCAGCCGTGGCCAACGAGTACTTCGTCGGCGCCATCAACCGGGTCGGAAGCGAGGACCTGGAGGACACCGACTATTACGGGAGCTCCTACTTCGCATCACCCCGCGGGGAGATCATCGGCGGCACGGGCTCCGACACCGCCGACGACGTTGTCGTCCGCGACCTGGACCTCGACCTGATCGAGGAGGTGCGCCATCACTGGGCCTTCTACCGGGACCGCCGCCCGGAGACATACCACCAGATCTCGTCGCCCTGA
- the purD gene encoding phosphoribosylamine--glycine ligase, whose product MSAVLVVGGGGREHAICRSLARSARVERILVAPGNAGTGREERCENVAVGAGDVAGLVALAERESVDLVAVGPEAPLAEGLADALEAVGIPTFGPGAAGARLEASKAYCKTYLDALSIPTGASATFRAAGPALAHLDRLPSVPVIKASGLAGGKGVVVAETRGEAADAIRAMLVEGRFGDAGREVVVEERLRGVEVSVLAFCDGADFAVMPPAQDHKRLLDGDAGPNTGGMGAFVPSPVATGDLLAGVGDRFIRPILDALGEAGTPYRGVIYLGLMLTAAGPKVLEINCRLGDPETQAVLPLLEGDLFEIMAACATGSLGGLSVEWSRSACTTVVMASAGYPTAPARPAPITGLDRAAAERCVVFHAGTDRIGGVTRATGGRVLAVTALGSTLEKATERAYAGVEAISFEGAHYRRDIGRRSPGAATGAAPFPKAAG is encoded by the coding sequence GTGAGCGCGGTGCTCGTGGTGGGCGGCGGCGGCCGGGAGCATGCGATCTGCCGTTCCCTGGCCCGTTCCGCCCGGGTGGAACGGATTCTGGTGGCGCCCGGCAATGCCGGCACCGGCCGGGAGGAACGTTGCGAGAACGTGGCGGTGGGCGCCGGCGACGTGGCCGGCCTGGTGGCTCTCGCCGAGCGCGAGTCGGTCGACCTGGTGGCGGTGGGTCCCGAGGCTCCGCTGGCCGAAGGCCTGGCCGATGCGCTGGAGGCGGTCGGCATCCCCACTTTCGGACCCGGCGCGGCCGGTGCCCGTCTCGAGGCGTCCAAGGCCTACTGCAAGACCTATCTCGACGCGCTCTCGATACCGACCGGCGCGTCGGCTACGTTCCGCGCAGCCGGTCCGGCCCTGGCACATCTCGACCGGCTTCCCTCGGTCCCGGTCATCAAGGCGAGCGGGCTGGCCGGAGGCAAGGGCGTGGTGGTCGCCGAGACCCGCGGCGAGGCGGCTGATGCCATCCGCGCCATGCTGGTGGAGGGGCGGTTCGGGGATGCCGGCCGCGAGGTCGTGGTCGAGGAACGCTTGCGGGGCGTCGAGGTGTCGGTCCTTGCGTTCTGCGACGGGGCCGACTTCGCCGTGATGCCGCCGGCCCAGGACCACAAGAGGCTGCTCGACGGGGATGCCGGACCGAACACCGGCGGGATGGGCGCATTCGTCCCATCACCGGTCGCCACCGGCGACCTGCTGGCCGGAGTCGGTGACCGGTTCATCCGCCCCATCCTCGACGCGCTCGGCGAGGCGGGCACGCCCTACCGGGGCGTCATCTACCTCGGGCTGATGCTCACCGCCGCCGGCCCGAAGGTGCTCGAGATCAACTGCCGCCTGGGCGATCCGGAGACCCAGGCTGTCCTGCCGCTCCTGGAGGGGGATCTCTTCGAGATCATGGCGGCTTGCGCCACCGGTTCGCTGGGCGGTCTCTCCGTCGAATGGTCGCGGTCGGCGTGCACCACCGTGGTGATGGCTTCCGCCGGCTACCCGACCGCTCCGGCCCGCCCCGCGCCGATCACCGGCCTCGACCGGGCGGCGGCGGAAAGATGCGTGGTGTTCCACGCCGGAACCGACCGCATCGGCGGTGTGACCCGCGCCACCGGCGGCCGGGTGCTGGCGGTCACCGCTCTGGGAAGCACCCTGGAGAAGGCGACCGAGCGCGCCTACGCAGGGGTGGAGGCCATATCCTTCGAGGGCGCCCACTACCGGCGGGACATCGGCCGCCGCTCACCCGGGGCCGCGACCGGCGCCGCGCCCTTCCCGAAGGCGGCCGGGTGA
- the thrC gene encoding threonine synthase — protein sequence MTPPVPEASEVFLTGLRCTVCSDTYRPAPGRYVCDSCGEVGTLDARYDYAAIGRVLSPDSLAADPERSIWRYRPLLPVGSGVAVSALGVGGTPLIEAERLAERWGVHRLWIKDEGRQPTGSLKDRASAVALARAAQEGAETVTTASTGNAAAALAGLAAGTGQTAVIFVPETAPEAKVAQLLAYGAFVMLVEGTYDDAVRLCQETVDRFGWYNRNTGINPYVGEGKKTVALEIAEQLGWEAPDAVFVSVGDGSIIGGVHKGLKDALELGWIDRMPRIYGVQAAGSSYMVDAWRNGEDLITKPPVSARTAADSISADLPRDRVKAMAAVVDTGGGWVSVDDDAILEMIPTVSADSGIFPEPAAAAAFAGLAEVVAGTQEGVPPVGTSDRVVVISTGSGLKDIRGVMRGIDRTGAVPLPVRRGPDGLDPDEIAARMEQWLENLRKQA from the coding sequence ATGACCCCGCCGGTACCGGAGGCGTCTGAAGTGTTCCTGACCGGTCTGCGTTGCACCGTCTGCTCCGACACGTACCGGCCGGCGCCGGGTAGGTACGTATGCGACAGTTGCGGGGAGGTGGGCACTCTCGACGCCCGTTACGACTACGCAGCCATCGGCCGGGTGCTGAGCCCCGACAGCCTGGCGGCCGACCCGGAGCGATCCATCTGGCGCTACCGGCCGCTGCTTCCTGTCGGGTCCGGCGTGGCGGTCTCGGCCCTGGGAGTGGGGGGAACGCCGCTCATCGAGGCGGAGAGGCTGGCCGAACGCTGGGGAGTGCACCGGCTGTGGATCAAGGACGAGGGCCGCCAACCCACCGGCTCGCTCAAGGACCGGGCCTCGGCGGTGGCGCTGGCCAGGGCGGCCCAAGAGGGGGCCGAGACGGTGACCACCGCCTCCACGGGTAACGCCGCCGCCGCACTCGCGGGTCTGGCGGCCGGGACCGGCCAGACCGCGGTCATCTTCGTCCCGGAGACGGCGCCCGAGGCGAAGGTGGCCCAGTTGCTGGCCTACGGGGCCTTCGTGATGCTGGTCGAAGGCACCTACGACGACGCGGTCCGGCTGTGCCAGGAGACGGTCGACCGCTTCGGCTGGTACAACCGCAACACCGGTATCAATCCCTACGTGGGGGAGGGCAAGAAGACGGTCGCCCTGGAGATCGCCGAGCAGTTGGGCTGGGAGGCGCCCGATGCGGTGTTCGTGAGCGTGGGGGACGGGTCGATCATCGGAGGGGTGCACAAGGGCCTCAAGGATGCTCTGGAACTGGGGTGGATCGACCGCATGCCCCGCATCTACGGGGTGCAGGCCGCCGGCAGCTCCTACATGGTGGACGCCTGGCGGAACGGAGAGGACCTGATCACGAAACCGCCGGTCAGCGCCCGCACCGCCGCCGACTCGATCAGCGCCGACCTGCCCCGGGATCGGGTAAAGGCGATGGCAGCGGTGGTTGACACCGGCGGCGGCTGGGTGTCGGTCGATGACGATGCCATCCTGGAGATGATCCCGACGGTGTCGGCCGATTCCGGCATCTTCCCGGAGCCGGCCGCGGCCGCCGCCTTCGCCGGGCTGGCCGAGGTGGTGGCGGGAACGCAGGAGGGCGTCCCGCCGGTGGGAACCTCCGACCGGGTGGTGGTCATCTCCACCGGATCGGGGTTGAAGGACATCCGCGGGGTCATGCGCGGGATCGACCGGACCGGCGCCGTGCCGCTCCCGGTGCGGCGGGGTCCGGACGGGCTCGACCCGGACGAGATTGCCGCCAGAATGGAACAGTGGCTCGAGAACCTAAGGAAGCAGGCATGA
- the purM gene encoding phosphoribosylformylglycinamidine cyclo-ligase: MITYRDSGVDIDAGNRTVELLAASVASTATDEVLAGGGGFGGIYAADRLGPGKVLVASTDGVGTKAELAGRYGRWHDVGIDVVNHCVNDILVVGAEPLFFLDYIATSRLVPEVAADIVAGIAEACREAGCALLGGETAEMPGVYRPGAVDIAGTIVGMADRDNLWPRLDDIGEGDLVVGLPSSGPHTNGYSLIRRLLDGRNPAPDLLDRLLAPHRSYLPMVRSLQAGGVAPKALAHITGGGLIDNLPRVLPAGLGATVDLGSWEVREPFASLVAWSGIDDGEALRTWNMGIGMAVVIDRGLGSRAAELGCLEIGSVGPVSGGDERVVFTGSWR, from the coding sequence ATGATCACCTATCGCGACTCCGGGGTCGACATAGACGCGGGCAACCGGACGGTCGAGCTGCTGGCCGCATCGGTCGCCTCCACCGCTACCGATGAGGTGCTGGCCGGCGGGGGCGGTTTCGGGGGTATCTACGCGGCCGACCGGCTCGGACCGGGCAAGGTGCTGGTGGCCTCCACCGACGGGGTCGGGACGAAGGCCGAGCTGGCCGGGCGCTACGGGCGCTGGCATGACGTGGGGATCGACGTCGTGAACCACTGTGTCAACGACATCCTGGTGGTCGGCGCCGAGCCGTTGTTCTTCCTCGACTACATCGCCACGTCGCGGCTGGTCCCCGAAGTGGCGGCGGACATCGTGGCGGGGATCGCGGAAGCCTGCCGCGAGGCGGGCTGTGCGCTCTTGGGAGGCGAGACGGCGGAGATGCCGGGCGTCTACCGGCCGGGCGCGGTTGACATCGCCGGAACGATCGTCGGGATGGCGGACCGCGACAACCTCTGGCCCCGTCTCGACGATATCGGGGAGGGGGACCTGGTGGTCGGCCTGCCGAGCAGCGGACCCCACACCAACGGCTACTCGCTGATCCGCCGCCTGCTCGACGGCCGGAACCCGGCGCCGGACCTGCTCGACAGGCTGCTCGCGCCCCACCGCAGCTACCTACCGATGGTGCGCTCCCTGCAAGCCGGGGGAGTGGCGCCGAAGGCGCTGGCGCACATAACGGGTGGCGGGTTGATCGACAACCTCCCCCGCGTCCTGCCCGCCGGCCTGGGGGCGACCGTAGACCTGGGATCGTGGGAGGTGCGGGAGCCCTTCGCCAGCCTCGTGGCCTGGAGCGGGATCGACGACGGCGAGGCGCTCCGGACCTGGAACATGGGTATCGGCATGGCCGTGGTGATCGACCGCGGCCTGGGTTCGCGCGCCGCCGAGCTGGGCTGCCTGGAGATCGGATCTGTCGGACCCGTCTCGGGCGGCGATGAGCGGGTGGTGTTCACCGGGTCGTGGCGGTGA
- a CDS encoding NIPSNAP family protein yields the protein MNAQLRIYDIKPGMMEEFAAKVDEELLPIRLDHGFRRSGPWIVEESYQYVWIVHHDGDEPFEEVDKRYYADPRRDEMSFNPMDYITRVDARMLTPIQ from the coding sequence ATGAACGCCCAACTCCGCATCTATGACATCAAGCCGGGAATGATGGAAGAGTTCGCGGCCAAAGTGGACGAAGAGCTACTACCCATCCGCCTGGACCACGGCTTCCGGCGCAGCGGCCCATGGATCGTAGAAGAGTCCTACCAGTACGTGTGGATCGTCCACCACGACGGCGACGAGCCCTTCGAGGAAGTCGACAAGCGCTACTACGCCGATCCTCGTCGCGACGAGATGTCGTTCAACCCCATGGACTACATCACCAGGGTCGACGCCCGGATGCTGACCCCGATTCAGTAG